In Paenibacillus ihbetae, the following are encoded in one genomic region:
- the fabF gene encoding beta-ketoacyl-ACP synthase II — MERVVITGMGVISPLGNDTETFWSRLSRGESGISPIDTFDTLKHKVKIAGTVKGFDPNERFGAKEARRMDRFCQFALAAADQAVSSSGLDLTQVNRERMGVYVGSGIGGIQTLMNQSETLATRGPERISPTLVPMMIPNMAAAMISIRYGTLGPTLAPVTACSIGNTAIGEAFYHIQAGRSDVIIAGGTEAALTGISVASFANATALSTREGDPARASRPFDADRDGFVMAEGAGILILESLTHAKRRGAPILGEVIGYGASSDAYHMVATPADGEGAARAMRAALAEARLSPADIDVISAHATSTAIGDRSETAAIKQVFGEHAYRIPVTANKSMTGHMLGASGGIEAIALVKSLQEGVIPPTINLETPDPECDLDYVPNRARRSDGLRIGISNSFGFGGHNSAIIIQKYESK; from the coding sequence ATGGAAAGAGTCGTAATTACGGGCATGGGCGTCATTTCGCCGCTCGGCAATGACACCGAAACCTTCTGGTCGAGATTGTCCCGGGGAGAGTCCGGCATATCGCCTATCGATACATTTGATACCTTAAAGCATAAAGTGAAAATAGCAGGCACCGTCAAAGGATTTGATCCAAACGAGCGATTCGGCGCGAAGGAAGCCCGCCGTATGGACCGCTTCTGCCAGTTCGCCTTGGCAGCGGCCGATCAGGCCGTGTCCAGCTCCGGGCTGGACCTGACCCAGGTCAACCGGGAGCGCATGGGCGTCTACGTCGGCTCCGGCATCGGCGGCATCCAGACGCTCATGAATCAAAGCGAAACATTGGCCACGCGAGGGCCGGAGCGAATAAGTCCTACGCTCGTGCCGATGATGATCCCCAACATGGCTGCCGCCATGATCAGCATTCGGTACGGGACGCTAGGGCCGACGCTCGCTCCGGTGACCGCCTGCTCGATCGGGAACACCGCCATCGGCGAGGCCTTTTATCACATCCAGGCTGGCCGCTCGGATGTCATCATTGCAGGTGGTACGGAAGCGGCTCTGACCGGCATATCCGTCGCCAGCTTCGCGAACGCAACCGCCCTCTCTACCCGGGAAGGCGATCCCGCCCGCGCCAGCCGTCCGTTCGACGCGGATCGCGACGGCTTCGTCATGGCGGAGGGCGCCGGCATCCTGATCCTGGAGTCGCTTACGCATGCCAAGCGCAGAGGCGCTCCCATCCTTGGCGAAGTGATCGGCTACGGCGCCAGCTCGGATGCCTATCATATGGTTGCAACCCCTGCGGATGGCGAGGGAGCTGCCCGGGCGATGAGGGCTGCGCTTGCCGAAGCACGGCTTTCGCCGGCCGATATCGATGTCATCAGCGCCCATGCCACGAGCACGGCCATCGGCGACCGTTCGGAAACGGCCGCCATTAAGCAGGTATTCGGGGAGCATGCGTACCGCATTCCGGTCACGGCCAACAAATCAATGACCGGCCATATGCTTGGCGCCTCGGGCGGCATCGAAGCGATCGCGCTCGTCAAATCACTACAAGAGGGCGTCATTCCGCCAACCATCAATCTGGAAACACCCGACCCCGAGTGCGATCTCGATTATGTACCGAACCGGGCCAGACGCTCCGATGGTCTGCGGATCGGCATCTCCAATTCGTTCGGCTTCGGCGGGCATAATTCCGCAATTATTATCCAAAAATATGAAAGTAAATAG
- a CDS encoding helix-turn-helix transcriptional regulator: MNSQVRLQALSAFLKGQRAKISPESVGLPPGTRRRTPGLRREEVAQLAGVSTTWYTWLEQGRDIQVSSSVLDCVANALQLNADERRYLYSLAFEGGGEMYPAQQESVQISPSLQKIMTELKLCPVVISDRMCNIVGWNRAAAIVFLDFERIPPEERNMIRLLFTRREFRRLAVNWEQFASGYLAMFRSYYGQYVGDEWYDRFLEEMKRKNPDFTRMWEESQVSYAPEVHLEFRHAKAGKMVYELTSLKVYGNADLRCSIYTPAPDTNTEAKLRQLMEEMGS; encoded by the coding sequence ATGAATTCCCAAGTCAGGCTGCAGGCTCTATCGGCGTTCCTGAAAGGCCAGCGTGCGAAAATATCGCCGGAATCCGTCGGCTTGCCGCCGGGTACGCGCAGAAGAACGCCGGGATTGCGCCGGGAAGAAGTGGCGCAGCTGGCCGGCGTCAGCACCACCTGGTATACATGGCTGGAGCAGGGACGGGACATTCAGGTGTCCTCGTCCGTGCTGGATTGCGTTGCGAATGCGCTGCAGCTGAATGCGGATGAGCGGCGGTATTTGTACTCCCTGGCATTCGAGGGGGGCGGGGAAATGTACCCGGCTCAGCAGGAATCCGTTCAGATCAGTCCTTCGCTGCAGAAGATCATGACGGAGCTCAAGCTGTGCCCTGTCGTGATCTCCGATCGGATGTGCAACATCGTCGGGTGGAACCGGGCCGCAGCCATTGTATTCCTGGACTTCGAACGGATTCCGCCGGAGGAGCGGAACATGATCCGCCTGCTGTTCACGCGCCGCGAATTCCGGCGGCTGGCCGTGAACTGGGAGCAGTTCGCCAGCGGTTATCTGGCGATGTTCCGGTCCTACTACGGACAATATGTCGGAGATGAATGGTATGACCGATTTCTGGAAGAAATGAAACGGAAGAATCCGGATTTTACCCGGATGTGGGAGGAGAGCCAGGTCAGCTACGCGCCGGAGGTGCATCTGGAATTCAGGCATGCGAAGGCCGGAAAAATGGTGTACGAGCTCACCTCGCTGAAGGTGTACGGGAATGCCGACCTGCGCTGCAGCATCTACACGCCTGCACCGGACACGAATACGGAAGCGAAGCTGCGGCAGCTGATGGAGGAGATGGGGAGTTGA